In one Pseudarthrobacter oxydans genomic region, the following are encoded:
- a CDS encoding response regulator: MATVLIVDDEVQILRALQINLNARGYSTVTAFTGQSALEQAAQHPVDIIILDLGLPDLDGVEVIRRLRRWNKVPILVLSARHGSEDKILALDAGADDYVTKPFGMDELLARLRAALRRGAPGDAPVVKTDVFTVNLPAKQVTRRGVPVRLTPTEWNILELLVRNSGALVTHEDILTRVWGPGYADETAYLRVYLAQLRRKLELDPANPRHLLTETGLGYRFQE, from the coding sequence ATGGCAACAGTCCTGATTGTTGACGACGAGGTCCAGATCCTCCGTGCGCTCCAGATCAACCTGAACGCCAGGGGCTATTCCACCGTGACCGCGTTCACCGGCCAGAGCGCGCTGGAGCAGGCTGCGCAGCACCCGGTGGACATCATCATCCTGGACCTGGGGCTTCCCGACCTGGACGGCGTCGAAGTCATCCGCCGCCTCAGGCGTTGGAACAAAGTGCCCATCCTGGTCCTCTCGGCACGGCACGGCTCCGAGGACAAGATCCTGGCCCTGGACGCCGGCGCGGATGACTACGTAACCAAGCCGTTCGGGATGGATGAACTCCTTGCCCGGCTCCGCGCCGCCCTGCGCCGCGGGGCCCCGGGGGACGCCCCGGTTGTGAAGACGGATGTGTTCACTGTTAATCTGCCCGCCAAACAGGTGACCCGCCGCGGAGTGCCTGTGCGGCTGACGCCCACCGAGTGGAACATCCTGGAACTGCTGGTCAGGAACAGCGGCGCCCTGGTCACCCACGAGGACATCCTTACCCGGGTGTGGGGCCCGGGTTACGCGGACGAGACCGCCTACCTGCGGGTCTACCTGGCACAGCTGCGGCGAAAGCTTGAACTGGACCCGGCCAACCCCCGGCACCTGCTCACTGAAACCGGCCTGGGGTACCGCTTCCAGGAGTGA
- a CDS encoding amino acid transporter: MTAPAQFSLPATVPNPEREIVPGSAFTRWLLEHRVHQPVGPEAAEAHAPQQSWWKVMCLTGVDYFSTLSYLPGIAALAAGALSPLATLLIVALTLLGMLPMYRRVAKESPHGQGSVAMLERLLPFWRGKVFVLILLGFVATSWIVTITLSAADASVHLLENPFLPHFLEGQAVTITVVLLLILGGVFLMGFSEAVAVAIPLVAVFLLMNAVIIGAGVMEIFTTPGALNGWTSALTSSGGGLGGVVGPALMAFPLLVLGLSGFETGVSMMPLVASEGATAEEKLAAKIKNTRKLLTAAAVIMSVYLIGSSFVTTVLIPAEQFQDGGEANGRALAYLAHEKLGNGFGSVYDISSILILWFAGASAMAGLINIVPRYLPSYGMAPDWSRAVRPVVLVYTAISVLITIGFNADVNAQAGAYATGVLAMMVSGAIAVTISAIRRKQRAASIGFTVLTLVMLYALAANVIEKPDGITISAFFILGIIAISLVSRVSRTTELRVDKIEFDDGARRFIRDTLEYDGRINLIANRPQDRDGAEYRDKEAVQRENNPVPGTADVIFLEIDITDPSEFSETLEVRGVEVDGHRILRANSPAAPNAIAAILLALRDGTGVKPHAYFEWSEGNPLAHLMRYLLLGRGDTAPVVREIIRENEPDPDRRPGIHVG; encoded by the coding sequence TTGACGGCTCCCGCCCAGTTCTCCCTTCCCGCCACCGTTCCCAACCCTGAACGTGAAATAGTGCCCGGCAGCGCCTTCACCCGGTGGCTGCTTGAACACCGGGTGCACCAGCCCGTCGGCCCGGAAGCCGCCGAAGCCCATGCCCCGCAGCAGAGCTGGTGGAAGGTCATGTGCCTCACCGGGGTGGACTACTTTTCAACCCTGTCCTACCTTCCGGGCATCGCGGCCCTGGCCGCCGGTGCGCTGTCCCCGCTCGCCACCCTGCTGATCGTGGCCCTTACGCTGCTCGGAATGCTGCCCATGTACCGGCGGGTGGCCAAGGAAAGCCCCCACGGGCAGGGGTCCGTGGCCATGCTCGAACGGCTCCTGCCGTTCTGGCGAGGCAAGGTCTTCGTGCTGATCCTGCTCGGCTTCGTGGCCACGTCCTGGATCGTCACCATCACCCTGTCAGCCGCCGATGCCTCCGTGCACCTGCTCGAGAACCCGTTCCTGCCCCACTTCCTGGAAGGCCAGGCCGTCACGATCACCGTGGTCCTGCTCCTGATCCTGGGCGGGGTGTTCCTGATGGGCTTCTCCGAAGCCGTGGCCGTGGCCATCCCGCTGGTAGCGGTCTTCCTGCTGATGAATGCGGTGATCATCGGGGCAGGAGTCATGGAGATCTTCACTACCCCCGGCGCCCTGAACGGCTGGACCTCCGCCCTCACGTCCTCCGGCGGAGGCTTGGGCGGGGTCGTCGGCCCCGCCCTGATGGCTTTCCCCCTGCTGGTGCTGGGGCTGTCAGGCTTCGAGACCGGCGTCAGCATGATGCCCCTGGTGGCCTCCGAAGGCGCCACTGCCGAGGAGAAGCTCGCCGCCAAGATCAAGAACACCCGCAAACTCCTGACCGCAGCCGCGGTCATCATGAGCGTCTACCTGATCGGCAGCAGCTTCGTCACCACGGTCCTGATCCCTGCTGAACAGTTCCAGGACGGCGGCGAAGCGAACGGCCGCGCCCTGGCATACCTTGCCCACGAAAAGCTCGGCAACGGCTTCGGCTCCGTCTATGACATCAGCAGCATCCTCATCCTCTGGTTCGCCGGCGCCTCGGCGATGGCCGGCCTGATCAACATCGTGCCGCGCTACCTGCCCTCCTACGGCATGGCCCCGGACTGGTCCCGCGCCGTCCGCCCGGTGGTGCTGGTCTACACGGCCATCAGCGTCCTGATCACCATCGGCTTCAACGCCGACGTCAACGCCCAGGCCGGTGCCTACGCCACAGGCGTCCTGGCCATGATGGTTTCCGGCGCCATCGCCGTCACCATTTCCGCCATCCGCCGGAAGCAGCGCGCGGCGTCCATCGGTTTCACCGTGCTCACGCTGGTGATGCTCTACGCGCTGGCCGCCAACGTGATCGAAAAACCGGACGGCATCACCATCTCCGCGTTCTTCATCCTTGGCATCATTGCCATCTCCCTCGTCTCCCGCGTCAGCCGCACCACTGAGCTGCGCGTGGACAAAATAGAGTTCGACGACGGCGCACGCCGCTTCATCAGGGACACGCTGGAGTACGACGGCCGGATCAACCTGATCGCCAACCGTCCGCAGGACCGGGACGGCGCCGAGTACAGGGACAAGGAAGCGGTGCAGCGGGAAAACAACCCCGTGCCCGGCACCGCGGATGTCATCTTCCTGGAAATCGACATCACCGACCCCTCCGAGTTCAGCGAGACCCTGGAAGTCCGGGGCGTGGAAGTGGACGGCCACAGGATCCTGCGGGCAAACAGCCCGGCGGCACCCAATGCCATCGCCGCGATCCTCCTTGCGCTGCGGGACGGCACGGGTGTCAAACCGCATGCCTACTTCGAGTGGTCCGAAGGTAATCCGCTGGCCCACCTGATGCGCTACCTTCTCCTGGGCCGCGGCGACACTGCCCCGGTGGTCCGGGAAATCATCCGCGAAAACGAACCCGACCCGGACCGCCGCCCGGGCATCCACGTGGGATGA
- a CDS encoding TrkH family potassium uptake protein, protein MLRDAKSGKESKKDNFVRRLLTHPVRAVPVAFLLVIITGGALLMIPAARQDGGSAEFIDALFTSVSAVCVTGLITVDTATYWTPFGQGIILGLIQVGGFGIMTLATLLALLVRKSIGLRGQLVAQSETHTLNLGDVRAVLLRVAKIMLGFEAATALILTARFWIAYDQNPATALWHGLFHAISAFNNAGFSLFSDNLIGFAEDPWIIVPICLAVIAGGLGFPVLIQLTRAEVAPKNWTVHLRLTVYGTLLLLVAGFALFAAFEWNRHQTLGPLSLTGKILGSFAGSVFPRTAGFNSIDYGAAAPETLMVTNILMFIGGGSAGTAGGIKITTFLVLGFAIWNEVRGRDQVTIAHRSISSSSQRQALSVALLGIAAVVIGTMLLLMFTDYSLEKVLFESISAFATVGMSTGITYDLPPAAKWVLMALMFTGRIGTVAVASALALAARPRLFRLPEERPIIG, encoded by the coding sequence ATGCTCCGGGACGCCAAAAGCGGGAAGGAAAGCAAAAAGGACAACTTTGTCCGCCGCCTGCTGACCCACCCCGTCAGGGCCGTCCCGGTGGCCTTCCTGCTGGTCATCATCACCGGCGGCGCCCTGCTGATGATCCCGGCAGCCCGGCAGGACGGGGGCTCCGCGGAGTTCATCGATGCGCTGTTCACCTCCGTCTCCGCCGTCTGCGTCACGGGCCTGATCACGGTAGACACCGCCACCTACTGGACACCGTTCGGGCAGGGAATCATCCTGGGCCTCATCCAGGTGGGCGGGTTCGGCATCATGACCCTGGCAACGCTGCTGGCGCTGCTGGTCCGCAAGAGCATCGGCCTTCGCGGCCAGCTTGTGGCCCAGTCCGAGACCCACACCCTGAACCTGGGGGACGTCCGGGCCGTGCTGCTCCGGGTGGCCAAGATCATGCTCGGCTTCGAGGCAGCAACAGCCTTGATCCTGACCGCCCGGTTCTGGATCGCTTACGACCAGAACCCTGCCACCGCCCTGTGGCACGGGCTGTTCCATGCCATCTCAGCGTTCAACAACGCGGGCTTTTCCCTCTTCAGCGACAACCTGATCGGCTTCGCCGAAGACCCGTGGATCATCGTTCCGATCTGCCTCGCCGTGATTGCCGGCGGGCTCGGTTTCCCGGTGCTCATCCAGCTCACCCGCGCTGAGGTGGCGCCGAAGAACTGGACTGTCCACCTGCGCCTGACCGTCTACGGAACGCTGCTGCTCCTGGTGGCCGGCTTCGCACTGTTCGCGGCCTTCGAGTGGAACAGGCACCAAACCCTGGGCCCGCTTTCCCTGACGGGCAAAATCCTGGGCTCCTTCGCCGGCAGCGTCTTTCCCCGCACCGCCGGCTTCAACAGCATTGACTACGGTGCCGCTGCCCCCGAAACGCTGATGGTCACCAACATCCTGATGTTCATCGGCGGCGGCAGCGCCGGCACCGCCGGTGGTATCAAGATCACGACGTTCCTGGTGCTGGGCTTCGCCATCTGGAATGAGGTCCGCGGCCGCGACCAGGTGACCATCGCCCACCGCTCCATCAGCTCGTCCTCCCAGCGGCAGGCCCTGTCCGTCGCACTGCTGGGGATCGCCGCCGTCGTCATTGGAACCATGCTCCTGCTGATGTTCACGGACTACAGCCTGGAAAAGGTCCTTTTCGAATCCATCTCCGCATTCGCCACGGTGGGCATGAGCACCGGCATCACGTACGACCTCCCCCCGGCAGCGAAATGGGTGCTTATGGCGCTCATGTTCACCGGCCGCATCGGAACGGTGGCGGTGGCGTCAGCACTCGCCCTGGCGGCCCGCCCGCGCCTCTTCCGGCTGCCGGAGGAACGGCCCATCATCGGCTGA
- a CDS encoding response regulator, whose protein sequence is MEEQGVCLVIEDDPDIRGLITAVLGRAGFKVLTAESGAEGIAACTAAGSSLSLITLDLGLPDMDGHEVARALREVTQTPLLFLTARSEEEDVLSGMASGAAAYITKPFLPRALKEAALGLAGLQGRTKLPATGKP, encoded by the coding sequence GTGGAAGAACAGGGCGTTTGCCTGGTCATAGAAGATGACCCGGACATCCGTGGATTGATTACTGCCGTGCTGGGCCGTGCAGGATTCAAGGTGCTGACCGCAGAATCCGGGGCCGAGGGAATTGCCGCGTGTACAGCCGCCGGCTCGTCCCTGTCCCTCATCACCCTTGACCTCGGCCTGCCGGACATGGACGGTCATGAGGTTGCCCGGGCCCTGCGGGAAGTGACCCAGACTCCGCTGCTGTTCCTCACCGCCAGGTCTGAGGAAGAGGACGTCCTTTCCGGAATGGCGTCAGGAGCCGCCGCCTACATCACCAAGCCTTTCCTTCCACGGGCCTTGAAGGAAGCAGCCCTGGGCCTGGCGGGGCTCCAGGGCCGCACGAAGCTTCCGGCAACGGGGAAACCCTAA
- a CDS encoding EAL domain-containing protein, protein MTGAQAGGPADFESLFHKAPCGYLVTDDGGKITAVNDTFAHWSGYARAELLGTRLQSLMPVGDQMLYSTHCIPQLGITGAVSEIAIEIVAADGRRRAALLSASRSPGSPQQAASVRVIIFSAHERRMYEKELVSALREAEESEARRVQAETELQHLAAHDALTGLPNRAGLKTRLSPILADRPNGTGILAALFIDLDHFKAVNDSLGHAAGDELLKSVAQRLVPAAGEARTVARLSGDEFLVVDVFGSAEEATALAARLLDVLSAPILLEGLEIVTSASIGVAVSGDEPETLDDLVRRADIAMFRAKALGRNRWEIHRHAESDPTVDRLRSLGELRRGISDGDLRVHYQPRVDLRTGLASGVEALVRWQHPTRGLLPPSEFITMAEESGLVRPLGAWVLDETLRQAASWRREGRRAAELEVAVNLSTRQLNDPGLVPMVEEALRLRRIDPAVLLLEITETALMADPGAALESLTALKNLGVGLAVDDFGTGYSSLTYLKKFPIDELKIDRSFIGGLDSDKGDAAIVGSCIELAHAVGLRAVAEGVETSGQLRTLKEMGCDLAQGYHFTRPLPAPLLKEWLEAHS, encoded by the coding sequence GTGACAGGCGCCCAGGCCGGCGGGCCGGCGGACTTCGAGTCACTGTTCCACAAGGCGCCGTGCGGCTACCTGGTAACGGACGACGGCGGGAAAATCACCGCGGTCAACGACACCTTTGCGCACTGGTCGGGTTATGCCCGGGCGGAACTCCTGGGAACCCGGCTGCAGTCCCTGATGCCCGTCGGCGACCAAATGCTGTACTCCACCCACTGCATTCCTCAGCTCGGCATCACCGGGGCTGTTTCGGAAATAGCCATAGAGATTGTTGCCGCTGACGGACGGCGCCGCGCCGCGCTGCTTTCGGCCTCGAGATCTCCCGGCTCCCCGCAGCAGGCCGCGAGTGTCCGCGTCATCATCTTCAGCGCCCACGAACGCCGGATGTACGAAAAGGAACTGGTGTCCGCCCTGCGGGAGGCCGAGGAATCCGAAGCCCGGCGGGTGCAGGCCGAAACCGAACTGCAGCACCTTGCGGCCCACGACGCCTTGACCGGCCTCCCCAACAGGGCGGGGCTGAAAACCCGGCTCAGTCCGATCCTGGCGGATCGCCCCAACGGCACCGGCATCCTGGCCGCCCTCTTCATTGACCTTGACCATTTCAAGGCGGTCAATGACAGCCTGGGCCATGCCGCAGGGGACGAACTCCTGAAGTCCGTGGCGCAGCGGCTGGTGCCGGCGGCCGGGGAGGCCCGCACCGTGGCCCGGCTTTCCGGGGACGAATTTCTCGTGGTGGACGTGTTTGGGTCCGCCGAGGAAGCAACAGCGCTCGCGGCCAGGCTCCTGGACGTCCTCAGCGCCCCGATCCTGCTCGAGGGCCTGGAGATCGTGACCTCCGCCAGCATCGGAGTGGCCGTATCCGGGGACGAGCCGGAAACCCTGGACGACCTTGTCCGCCGCGCAGACATCGCGATGTTCCGGGCAAAGGCGCTCGGCCGCAACCGCTGGGAGATTCACCGGCACGCTGAATCCGACCCCACCGTGGACCGGCTCCGGTCCCTCGGCGAGCTGCGCCGGGGGATCAGCGACGGCGACCTGCGGGTGCATTACCAGCCCCGTGTGGACCTGCGCACCGGCCTCGCCAGCGGGGTGGAAGCCCTGGTCAGGTGGCAGCACCCGACCCGCGGGCTGCTGCCGCCGTCGGAATTCATCACCATGGCCGAGGAATCAGGCCTGGTGCGGCCCCTGGGCGCGTGGGTCCTGGATGAAACCCTCAGGCAGGCAGCCAGTTGGCGACGCGAGGGCCGCCGTGCCGCGGAGCTCGAGGTTGCGGTCAACCTGTCAACCCGGCAGCTGAATGACCCCGGGCTGGTGCCGATGGTGGAAGAGGCCCTCCGGCTTCGGCGGATCGACCCCGCGGTGCTGCTCCTGGAGATCACCGAAACAGCCTTGATGGCGGATCCCGGCGCTGCCCTCGAGTCCCTGACGGCCCTCAAGAACCTGGGCGTGGGCCTTGCCGTCGACGACTTCGGCACGGGATACTCCAGCCTGACTTACCTGAAGAAATTCCCGATTGACGAGTTGAAGATCGACCGTTCCTTCATCGGCGGACTGGACTCGGACAAGGGGGACGCCGCAATCGTGGGCAGCTGCATCGAGCTGGCACACGCGGTGGGCCTGCGGGCCGTTGCCGAAGGCGTGGAAACGTCCGGCCAGCTGCGAACCCTCAAGGAGATGGGCTGCGATCTTGCCCAGGGTTACCACTTCACCCGTCCGCTTCCGGCCCCCCTCCTCAAGGAATGGCTGGAGGCGCACTCCTGA